TAGCGTGATGCACCAGTCTCCATCATTTCAACCGCACAACAAGCCAAACCAAATGTCATTGGCCACATCGAGCCTGTCCGCCCCCAGTTTATGATCGAATCCAAACTGGCTGTGACAAATCCTTTTTCAAGTGTTCCTTCAATACTCATAACATCAATCCCACTCTAATGCACCCTTCATCCATTCGTAGATGAAACCCACGACTAGGATACCCAGGAATGTCATCATAGCAATAAATCCAAACAAACCAATTTCGTCAAGCACAATCGCCCAAGGAAACAAGAAAGCAATTTCCAGATCAAATAAAATGAATAAAATTGCAACCAAGTAGTAGCGCACGTCAAATTTCATACGTGCATCTTCAAAAGCTTCAAACCCGCACTCATAGGGAGAAAGTTTCTCACTATCCGGACGATTCGGCGCCAACAACCATCCGCATAACATCGGAACGACACCAACCAGGAATCCAACAATCAAAAACAATAAGATCGGGAAATAATTTTCAAGCATTTTTAAATAATTCAATCATTCCAATTTATAGAATTTAAATCATGAATAAGAATAAAGTTTTCAAGAATATCAGCTTAGTGTGGTGCCGACGGCGAGACTCGAACTCGCACAGCTTACGCCACCGCCCCCTCAAGACGGCGTGTCTACCAATTC
The DNA window shown above is from Nitrosomonas sp. Is35 and carries:
- a CDS encoding NADH-quinone oxidoreductase subunit A; translated protein: MLENYFPILLFLIVGFLVGVVPMLCGWLLAPNRPDSEKLSPYECGFEAFEDARMKFDVRYYLVAILFILFDLEIAFLFPWAIVLDEIGLFGFIAMMTFLGILVVGFIYEWMKGALEWD